CGCCGTACGCCGATTACGCGAAACGTACGGAACGGCTGATCCCCGTGATCGTCCTCGAACCCGCCTGACGCGCGAGGGTCGTCGACCGGAGTTCCATTCCGTCGACCGGTCGGCAGCGGACGACGATGCCCGGCGCGTACCGGTCGCGGCTCGATGCCTGCGTGTCCGGGCCGCCGAGCGGTCGGCGCCCCGTTCCTCTCCCGAGGACGTCGGGCCGTGTGATGATCACGCACGATGACGATCACCGACCCGCTGTCCCGATCACTGGTCTCCCTGCGCGGTCTCGCGCTCGGCGATGCGCTCGGCTCCCAGTTCTTCGTCCCCGACAACCGCCCTTACCTCGACGAACATCGTCCGCCGCCCGGTCCGTGGCAGTGGACCGACGACACCGAGATGGCCTGCTCGGTCGTCGCCGTCCTCGCCGAGCACGGTCGGATCGATCAGGACGCTCTGGCGGAGGGCTTCGCCGTCCGACACGACTTCGATCGCGGCTACGGGCCGTCGACCAACCGTCTGCTGCGGCTGGTCAGGGAAGGCGGTTCGTGGCGCGACCTGGTGACGGCCGCCTTCGACGGGCGCGGCTCCTGGGGCAACGGCGCGGCGATGCGCATCCCGCCGCTCGGCGCCTGGTACGCCGGTGATCCGCGGCGAGCGGCGCGGGAGGCGGCACGGTCCGCCGAGGTCACCCACGCACACCCCGAGGGCATCGCGGGCGCGGTGGCCGTGGCGGTCGCCGCGTCTCTGGTCGCGGACACCGGCCAGACCGACCCCGCCGATCTGATCTCGGCCGTGCTCGAGCTGACCCCGCTGGGACAGGTCCACGACGGCATCGCCGCGGCACGGGAACTACTGACCGTCGACTCGGCGGACGTCGTCGCCCGGCAGCTCGGCAACGGCTCCCGGACCAGCGCCCAGGACACCGTCCCCTTCGCACTGTGGGCGGCGCTCACCCGGCGTGACGACTTCCGCACGGCGTTCTGGACCACCGCGAGCGTGGGCGGCGACGTCGACACCACCTGCGCGATCGTCGGCGGCATCGTGGCGGCAGGCGGCGCGGAGCCGCCGCGCTCCTGGAGCGAGTGCCGTGAACCGCTGCCGGACTGGAGCCCGGACGACGTGGAGACCTGAGTGAGGCGGCTCCGGAGGGGCGGCGTGTCGAGCGACGGCGAGGCCGAGCGCGCCGGGTGGACGCCGTCTCCCATCGACGCCGAGCGGGGGCGCGGGCCGGTGCGGACCTCGCACGGCGCCGCGTCGCCGCGCCTCTCGGGCGACCCGGACCGCTCCGATCATCGCTCGGAGCGATCCGGCGCGGTGTCACCGATCGACGCCGCACGACCGGCGTCGGCGGCCGGGATCGTCCGACGTCCGAGTCCCATGTTCCTGCCCGGCGGCGTCGACCGCGGTCGACGCCGCCGTCGAGCGCCGCATGGAGACCTCGGGCCGGTCCGGCTTCGGCAGCCGGTCCGCGCCCCCGACGACGACGAGCGTCGAGCGGGCGATCCGATCCTCCTTCGGCTTACGCGGTGAGCACGAGCGCCGCCACGCTCGCGCCCGTCGCGCACCCGGCGAGGACGAGTCCGGTGAGCACGAGCCGCCGCAGCGGCACCACGAGTCCGTTCGCGCGGCAGGACTCCAGGCACAGCAGCGTGGCCAGGGACGCCCACGGCGTGACGACCGCGCCGACGTTGGTTCCGATCAGCAGTGCCAGGAGTTGATCGGTGTTCGCGGGCGGCACGACGGCCTCGCCTGCGGTGTAGGCGGGCAGACTGGTGAACACGTTGGACAGTCCCGCGCCCGCCGGCGCCGCCCGGAAGGCGCCGACGACGTAATCGGACGTGCCGATCAACGCCGTCATGCCTCGGCGAGGCCGTGGCGGCTCAGCGTGGGGATGACCAGGAACAGTCCGGTGACCAGGATGTGTCGAGAGTGGGGAGGACGGTCGTCACCGAGGCGAAGCCGACGCACAGCGGGAACGGCGCCAGGTAGCTTCCGCCGCCGATGGTCGCGAGCCTGGTCGCGATCACGTCGAAGACCCTGGCACGCATCGCCGGCTTCGGGAGCACGATCACGTTGCGGAGGAACGACAGCAGCGGCGCGATCCGGACGATGCTCTCAGCGGCTTCGTCGGTGGGCGGCGCTCCGGTGAGTCCGAAGACCACGGCGAGGACGGGCGGACCGATTCGGGCCTGGTGGAGCAGGCACGGACGACGCGGGCGGCGGGACGGCGGCGAGGAGATGACGCGCTCATCCTGCCCGGTCACGGTCGTCATCGGTCCGACGAGCCGGTGCCGCCCGCGACTCCGTGGAGGACCCCACCGTGACGGGATGATCACAGCCCCCTTCAGCCCCAGAGGGCCGATGTCACCCGGGGCGCGCCACCAAGGGCAGACCGCGTGCGAGTCGAAT
This genomic stretch from Actinoalloteichus hoggarensis harbors:
- a CDS encoding ADP-ribosylglycohydrolase family protein; this encodes MTITDPLSRSLVSLRGLALGDALGSQFFVPDNRPYLDEHRPPPGPWQWTDDTEMACSVVAVLAEHGRIDQDALAEGFAVRHDFDRGYGPSTNRLLRLVREGGSWRDLVTAAFDGRGSWGNGAAMRIPPLGAWYAGDPRRAAREAARSAEVTHAHPEGIAGAVAVAVAASLVADTGQTDPADLISAVLELTPLGQVHDGIAAARELLTVDSADVVARQLGNGSRTSAQDTVPFALWAALTRRDDFRTAFWTTASVGGDVDTTCAIVGGIVAAGGAEPPRSWSECREPLPDWSPDDVET